A genomic segment from Yimella sp. cx-51 encodes:
- the gdhA gene encoding NADP-specific glutamate dehydrogenase: MNEALHPAMQPHFDTVVARNPGESEFHQAVYEVMLSLGPIAGQRPQYAQWSILKRICEPERQIIFRVPWVTDKGEVEINRGFRVEFNSALGPYKGGLRFHPSVNLSIIKFLGFEQVFKNSLTGMPIGGGKGGSDFDPKGRSDAEIMRFCQSFMTELYRHIGQYTDVPAGDIGVGGRELGYLFGQYKRITNRYESGVLTGKGTSWGGSRVRKEATGYGTVFFAQEMLKRQGESFDGKRVVVSGSGNVALYAIEKVHQLGGTVIACSDSNGYLVDQNGLDLEQLKDLKEVRRERLSAYRADTAHHVTEGSIWDVECDVALPCATQNELNETHAKTLVSNGVRLVAEGANMPCTPDAIKVFQAGDVLFGPGKASNAGGVATSALEMQQNASRDSWSFDVTEERLQQIMRDIHTRCVTTAEEFGDPGNYVAGANLAGYMKVADAMVALGVI; encoded by the coding sequence ATGAATGAAGCACTTCACCCCGCCATGCAGCCCCACTTCGACACCGTGGTCGCCCGCAATCCCGGGGAGTCGGAGTTTCACCAGGCCGTCTACGAGGTAATGCTCAGCCTCGGCCCGATCGCCGGGCAGCGTCCGCAGTACGCGCAGTGGTCGATCCTGAAGCGCATCTGCGAACCCGAGCGGCAGATCATCTTCCGCGTGCCGTGGGTGACCGACAAGGGTGAGGTGGAGATCAACCGCGGCTTCCGCGTCGAGTTCAACTCCGCGCTCGGCCCGTACAAGGGCGGCCTGCGCTTCCACCCCAGCGTCAACCTGTCGATCATCAAGTTCCTCGGGTTCGAGCAGGTCTTCAAGAACTCCCTCACCGGCATGCCGATCGGCGGCGGCAAGGGCGGCTCCGACTTCGACCCCAAGGGACGCTCGGACGCCGAAATCATGCGCTTCTGTCAGTCGTTCATGACCGAGCTCTACCGCCACATCGGGCAGTACACCGACGTCCCGGCCGGCGACATCGGCGTTGGTGGACGCGAACTGGGCTACCTCTTCGGCCAGTACAAGCGCATCACCAACCGCTACGAATCCGGCGTCCTCACCGGCAAGGGCACCTCCTGGGGCGGCTCGCGCGTGCGCAAGGAGGCCACCGGTTACGGCACCGTCTTCTTCGCCCAGGAAATGCTGAAGCGACAGGGCGAGTCGTTCGACGGCAAGCGCGTGGTCGTCTCCGGCTCGGGCAATGTCGCGCTCTACGCGATCGAGAAGGTGCACCAACTCGGCGGCACCGTCATCGCCTGCTCCGACAGCAACGGCTACCTCGTCGACCAGAACGGTCTCGACCTCGAGCAGCTCAAAGACCTCAAGGAAGTGCGCCGCGAGCGCCTCTCGGCCTACCGCGCCGACACCGCCCACCATGTCACCGAAGGCTCGATCTGGGACGTCGAATGCGACGTCGCGCTCCCCTGCGCCACCCAGAACGAACTCAATGAGACGCACGCGAAAACGTTGGTCTCCAACGGTGTTCGGTTGGTCGCCGAAGGCGCCAACATGCCGTGTACGCCGGACGCCATCAAGGTCTTCCAGGCCGGCGACGTGCTCTTCGGCCCGGGCAAGGCGTCCAACGCCGGCGGCGTGGCCACCAGCGCCTTGGAGATGCAGCAGAACGCCAGCCGCGACTCCTGGAGCTTCGACGTCACCGAGGAGCGCCTGCAGCAGATCATGCGCGACATCCACACCCGCTGCGTCACCACGGCCGAGGAGTTCGGCGACCCGGGCAACTACGTCGCCGGCGCCAACCTGGCCGGTTACATGAAGGTGGCCGACGCGATGGTGGCGCTCGGGGTCATCTGA
- a CDS encoding substrate-binding domain-containing protein, with amino-acid sequence MPLAAQDTVRAARRRLCAITGKTPDAFIASDNVAGGKQAAEALSKAIGGKGTVIVLEGIPGASATRDRGKGFKDAVAGMSGIQIVASQTAGFDRAQGLNVTSNLLQSNPDIVGVYAHNDEMALGAIQALGAKAGKQVKGGRLRRHRRRPGRHQEGDAGRHHRPAAQGAG; translated from the coding sequence GTGCCGCTTGCAGCGCAAGACACAGTTCGGGCAGCAAGACGCCGTCTGTGCGCCATCACCGGCAAGACCCCGGACGCCTTCATCGCCAGTGACAACGTGGCCGGTGGCAAGCAGGCCGCCGAGGCGCTGAGCAAGGCGATCGGCGGCAAGGGCACGGTCATCGTGCTCGAGGGCATTCCCGGAGCATCGGCCACCCGCGACCGCGGCAAGGGCTTCAAGGACGCCGTCGCCGGCATGTCGGGCATCCAGATCGTCGCCAGCCAGACGGCCGGCTTCGACCGAGCCCAGGGCCTCAACGTCACGAGCAACCTGCTGCAGTCGAACCCCGACATCGTCGGCGTCTACGCGCACAACGACGAGATGGCGCTCGGTGCGATCCAGGCGCTCGGTGCCAAGGCCGGCAAGCAGGTGAAGGGTGGTCGCCTTCGACGGCACCGACGACGGCCTGGCCGCCATCAAGAAGGGGACGCTGGCCGCCACCATCGCCCAGCAGCCCAAGGAGCTGGGTAA
- the selB gene encoding selenocysteine-specific translation elongation factor, which translates to MRVIATAGHVDHGKSTLVRTLTGTDPDRWAEEHQRGLTIDLGFVWTTLPSGEDVAFVDVPGHQRFIANTLAGIGPVPAVMLIVSADEGWRRQTQEHFEAIRALGVRHLLVAVTRSDLTDPEPVIADVRKRLAANGFDDVDIIPVSAITGSRLDELRVGLDRLIDALPEPDVHGRLRMWIDRVFSIRGAGTVVTGTLGSGTLRVGDAVSVAGRQVTVRGIQSLEQARDQVACVARVAVNLRGIETTEIERGDLLLGAGEWHRTHVVDVRLDGVADSRLPGELMAHVGTTAFQVRVRPVGGDAVRLQWYCDLPLLVGDRLVLRDPGRQQVLGGAVVLDLDPPAFTRRGAARRRAEELADHSATVDAVREVARRGYMRAAELQALGGEPSDAVRQVGEWLVDPGQWSAWAVELVTTIDSYAAAHPLRPQVPTGVVADAISLPATELVRPLAAEAGLVVEAGEVSRPGMSADLGGAEAGIAEIERRLADAPFAAPDRADLSALDLGPKQLAAAVRLGRLIDLGDQILLSPKAPALAMRALAALRQPFTTSQARQALGTTRRVVIPLLEHLDAKGWTRRIDAGHREVVR; encoded by the coding sequence ATGAGGGTGATCGCCACCGCGGGTCACGTCGATCACGGTAAGTCGACGCTCGTCCGCACGCTCACCGGCACCGATCCTGATCGGTGGGCCGAGGAGCACCAACGAGGTCTGACGATCGACCTCGGTTTCGTGTGGACCACGCTGCCCAGCGGTGAAGATGTCGCTTTCGTCGACGTGCCGGGTCATCAGCGGTTCATCGCCAACACACTCGCCGGCATCGGACCGGTGCCCGCCGTCATGCTCATCGTCTCGGCTGACGAAGGCTGGCGGCGACAGACCCAGGAGCACTTCGAGGCGATCCGTGCGCTGGGTGTTCGCCACCTTCTGGTTGCTGTGACCAGATCGGACCTCACTGACCCGGAGCCGGTGATTGCCGACGTCCGAAAGCGGTTGGCAGCCAACGGTTTCGATGATGTCGACATCATCCCGGTGTCAGCAATCACGGGCTCCAGACTGGACGAGCTACGAGTGGGCCTCGATCGTCTCATCGATGCGCTGCCCGAGCCGGACGTCCACGGCCGCTTGCGCATGTGGATCGACCGGGTCTTCTCGATCCGTGGCGCCGGCACCGTCGTCACCGGCACGCTCGGATCAGGCACACTGCGCGTGGGCGATGCGGTGAGTGTGGCCGGTCGACAGGTCACGGTTCGCGGCATTCAGTCGCTCGAGCAGGCTCGTGACCAGGTTGCCTGCGTCGCGCGGGTGGCGGTGAACCTGCGCGGCATCGAGACCACCGAGATCGAACGTGGCGACCTACTCCTCGGCGCCGGGGAGTGGCACCGCACTCATGTCGTCGACGTACGCCTCGACGGCGTTGCCGACAGCCGCCTGCCCGGCGAACTCATGGCCCACGTCGGCACGACCGCCTTCCAGGTGCGGGTGCGACCGGTGGGTGGTGACGCGGTGCGCCTGCAGTGGTACTGCGATCTCCCGCTCCTGGTCGGCGACCGGCTGGTGTTGCGCGATCCTGGACGGCAGCAGGTGCTCGGCGGCGCAGTGGTGTTGGACCTCGACCCACCGGCCTTCACCCGGCGCGGAGCTGCTCGGCGACGCGCCGAAGAACTCGCCGATCACAGCGCGACGGTCGATGCGGTCCGCGAGGTAGCGCGCCGCGGGTACATGCGAGCCGCCGAACTTCAGGCGCTGGGCGGCGAACCATCCGACGCTGTGCGACAGGTAGGAGAGTGGCTGGTCGACCCCGGCCAGTGGTCTGCCTGGGCCGTCGAGTTGGTGACCACGATCGACTCCTATGCGGCTGCCCATCCGCTGCGTCCACAGGTGCCGACGGGCGTCGTGGCCGATGCAATCTCGTTGCCCGCCACCGAACTCGTCCGACCGCTGGCAGCCGAGGCCGGGCTTGTCGTCGAGGCCGGCGAAGTCAGCCGCCCTGGCATGAGCGCCGATCTTGGGGGAGCCGAAGCGGGCATTGCCGAGATCGAACGGCGTCTGGCCGATGCACCGTTCGCAGCGCCCGATCGCGCCGATCTGAGCGCGCTCGACCTGGGTCCGAAGCAGCTTGCCGCTGCTGTTCGATTGGGTCGCCTCATCGATCTCGGCGATCAGATCCTGTTGTCGCCCAAGGCTCCCGCGCTCGCGATGCGCGCACTCGCCGCACTACGGCAGCCATTCACCACCAGTCAGGCCCGGCAAGCGCTCGGCACAACGCGCCGTGTGGTCATTCCGCTGCTCGAACATCTCGACGCCAAGGGCTGGACCCGTCGGATCGACGCCGGTCACCGCGAAGTGGTGCGCTGA
- a CDS encoding DEAD/DEAH box helicase: MSSNAFASIGVPNSLTRVLSDQGITEPTPIQAVTLPDSLSGRDVLGRGRTGSGKTYAFLLPLVARLQSSDSRRMPKRPRALILAPTRELVGQIEAALKPLADVAGLRTQTIFGGVGQNPQANALARGIDVAIACPGRLEDLVSQGLCDLSAVEITVLDEADHMADLGFLPVVKRILDRTPLNGQRLLFSATLDRGIDVLVKRYLSNPVTHHADSAQSPVSTMDHHVLHVAKDDRLPVLVDLTAAPGRTVVFTRTKHGAKKLAKQLVAQGVPAVDLHGNLSQNARVRNMDAFHSGTVRTLVATDIAARGIHVDDVSLVIHADPPAEHKAYLHRSGRTARAGAAGTVVTLMLDEQQKDVRDLTRAAGIKPKLTRVDSKHPLLTDLAPGERSFVEGAASLVPQAPQQQTGGGKPRPSGGGGRGRGRNGQGSSAGRSGQGGSGGRSGQSAPGNRGGRNSAPKSDAARPSRGSQGGRPAYTSESGGGSRRGPRRASRPSTSSF, encoded by the coding sequence TTGTCTTCCAACGCTTTTGCGTCCATTGGTGTGCCTAACTCGCTCACCCGCGTGCTGTCCGACCAGGGCATCACCGAACCCACTCCCATCCAAGCCGTGACCCTTCCCGATTCGCTTTCCGGACGTGACGTGCTCGGCCGCGGCCGCACTGGCTCGGGCAAGACCTACGCGTTCCTGCTGCCCCTGGTGGCCCGCCTGCAGTCGTCCGACTCGCGGCGTATGCCCAAGCGTCCTCGCGCGCTGATCCTGGCCCCGACCCGTGAACTGGTCGGCCAGATCGAAGCCGCGCTGAAGCCGCTGGCTGACGTCGCTGGCCTGCGCACCCAGACCATCTTCGGTGGCGTCGGTCAGAACCCCCAGGCCAACGCCCTGGCCCGCGGCATCGACGTCGCGATCGCTTGCCCCGGACGCTTGGAAGACCTTGTCTCCCAAGGACTTTGCGACCTCAGCGCCGTCGAGATCACCGTGCTCGACGAGGCCGACCACATGGCCGACCTCGGCTTCCTGCCGGTCGTCAAGCGCATCCTCGACCGCACCCCGCTCAACGGTCAGCGCCTGCTCTTCTCCGCCACCCTCGACCGCGGCATCGACGTGCTGGTGAAGCGTTACCTGTCGAACCCGGTCACCCACCACGCCGACAGTGCGCAGTCGCCGGTCTCGACGATGGACCACCACGTGCTCCACGTCGCCAAGGACGACCGCCTCCCCGTGCTGGTCGACCTCACCGCCGCGCCCGGCCGAACCGTCGTCTTCACCCGCACGAAGCACGGCGCCAAGAAGTTGGCCAAGCAGCTTGTGGCACAAGGAGTTCCGGCAGTCGACCTGCACGGCAACCTCAGCCAGAACGCCCGCGTGCGCAACATGGACGCCTTCCACAGCGGCACCGTGCGCACCCTCGTCGCCACCGACATCGCCGCCCGCGGCATCCACGTGGACGACGTCTCGCTGGTGATCCACGCCGACCCGCCGGCCGAGCACAAGGCCTACTTGCACCGTTCGGGCCGCACCGCCCGCGCCGGCGCCGCAGGCACGGTCGTCACGCTGATGCTCGACGAGCAGCAGAAGGACGTCCGCGACCTCACCCGCGCCGCCGGCATCAAGCCCAAGCTCACCCGCGTCGACTCCAAGCACCCGTTGCTGACCGACCTCGCCCCCGGCGAGCGCTCGTTCGTCGAAGGTGCGGCCTCATTGGTGCCGCAGGCCCCGCAGCAGCAGACCGGTGGCGGCAAGCCGCGTCCGAGTGGTGGCGGCGGTCGTGGCCGTGGTCGCAACGGCCAGGGCAGCTCGGCCGGTCGCTCTGGCCAGGGCGGCAGTGGCGGTCGTTCGGGCCAGTCGGCTCCGGGCAACCGCGGCGGTCGCAACTCTGCACCCAAGAGCGACGCGGCACGTCCCTCGCGTGGCAGCCAGGGCGGACGTCCGGCGTACACCAGCGAGTCGGGTGGCGGATCGCGCCGCGGCCCGCGTCGGGCAAGTCGGCCGTCGACCAGCTCGTTCTGA
- a CDS encoding pyridoxamine 5'-phosphate oxidase family protein, producing the protein MTDDKSRPDPAQGPAQDVPTFVELVKGERTCMFTSLDSGGTIISRPMAVQHVDDDGTLWFMAFADSPKIDQLAAHPQVNLAFVSGSSWVSASGTGELVDDVAKKKELWNPFAEAWFQREPESPEVALIRVRVTGGEYWDSPSKPAQLFGMVKAAVTKDRPDDGENAKLDLA; encoded by the coding sequence ATGACCGACGACAAGAGCAGGCCCGACCCCGCACAGGGCCCGGCGCAGGACGTCCCGACCTTCGTGGAGCTGGTGAAGGGCGAGCGCACCTGCATGTTCACCTCGCTCGATTCCGGCGGCACGATCATCAGCCGTCCGATGGCGGTGCAGCACGTGGACGACGACGGCACGCTGTGGTTCATGGCCTTCGCCGACTCCCCGAAGATCGACCAGCTCGCCGCTCACCCGCAGGTCAACCTCGCCTTCGTGTCGGGCAGTTCGTGGGTGTCGGCGAGCGGTACCGGAGAATTGGTGGACGACGTCGCCAAGAAGAAGGAACTGTGGAACCCGTTCGCCGAGGCGTGGTTCCAGCGCGAGCCCGAGAGCCCCGAGGTGGCGTTGATCCGCGTGCGCGTGACCGGCGGCGAGTACTGGGATTCGCCGAGCAAGCCGGCGCAGTTGTTCGGCATGGTCAAGGCAGCTGTCACCAAGGACCGCCCGGACGACGGTGAGAACGCCAAGCTTGACCTCGCCTGA
- a CDS encoding PfkB family carbohydrate kinase, with product MTLSAASSDRVLVVGSTNADLTVTVERFPGPGETLHASDFAIRPGGKGANQALAAARSGAARPSPSSARSVTTTTGESRGRLRFAAAGRRPRRRPRLGARRAELRASSERAV from the coding sequence ATGACCTTGAGTGCAGCTAGTTCTGATCGGGTGCTTGTTGTCGGTTCGACCAATGCCGACCTGACGGTGACTGTCGAGCGATTCCCCGGGCCGGGCGAGACTCTGCACGCCAGCGACTTCGCGATCCGGCCGGGTGGCAAGGGTGCCAATCAGGCGCTCGCTGCCGCCCGGTCGGGCGCGGCGCGGCCGTCACCTTCGTCGGCGCGGTCGGTGACGACGACAACGGGCGAATCGCGTGGCCGACTGCGGTTTGCCGCTGCCGGACGGCGTCCCCGTCGTCGACCTCGCCTTGGTGCGCGGCGTGCCGAGCTTCGAGCAAGTAGTGAACGCGCTGTGTGA
- a CDS encoding GAP family protein, producing MELALLLPLAALALIDSTSFATLAIPVWFMATPKRVKPGRILLFLGSVATFYFALGVALFLGAQSLRDQFASLSDSSAARWIALVAGVVLLILGVTVEPWTKEGKERKRARKQARGPGRLARRREAIADGSAGPGAVSGLAVLAAGVEAASMLPYLAAIGLLTAAELSPGAGIATLAGYGLLMITPALVLLALRIGLNDRVLPMLRTVDDWLSRNAGETLAWVFALVGLWLITNNWDVLRGTLLPAS from the coding sequence ATGGAACTCGCCCTGCTGCTCCCGCTCGCCGCACTCGCACTGATCGACAGCACGAGCTTCGCGACGCTCGCCATCCCGGTGTGGTTCATGGCCACGCCCAAGCGGGTGAAGCCCGGCCGCATTCTGCTCTTCCTCGGCTCGGTCGCCACCTTCTACTTCGCGCTCGGCGTCGCGCTCTTCCTCGGCGCGCAGTCGCTGCGCGATCAGTTCGCGTCTCTCTCGGACTCCTCCGCGGCGCGGTGGATCGCGCTCGTCGCTGGTGTCGTGCTGCTCATCCTCGGGGTCACCGTCGAGCCGTGGACCAAGGAGGGCAAGGAGCGCAAGCGTGCTCGCAAACAGGCGCGTGGTCCGGGACGGCTGGCGCGGCGTCGGGAAGCGATCGCGGACGGCAGCGCTGGCCCGGGCGCCGTGAGCGGCCTGGCCGTGCTGGCCGCCGGCGTCGAAGCCGCGAGCATGCTGCCCTATCTCGCCGCCATCGGACTGCTCACCGCCGCCGAACTCTCACCAGGTGCCGGTATCGCCACGCTCGCCGGTTACGGACTTCTCATGATCACGCCGGCCCTCGTGCTGCTGGCGCTGCGCATCGGCCTCAACGATCGGGTGCTGCCGATGCTGCGCACGGTGGACGACTGGCTGTCGCGCAACGCCGGCGAAACCCTGGCCTGGGTGTTCGCGCTGGTGGGTCTGTGGCTGATCACCAACAACTGGGACGTGCTGCGCGGCACGCTGCTGCCGGCGTCCTGA
- a CDS encoding FBP domain-containing protein: protein MQPLTDAQIRSAFVNASKREIAQATLPDLDSLKWDKLDALGWRDPKRPVLAYVIVEHEGSPVGAILRTAEPSKARRRMLCSWCQDIVTSDDAVLYVAKRAGAAGRKGNTIGTSICTEFSCSRNVRRTPTTSEVGSDDPTDREAWTARRIATLRERSTHFIAEVLDQSSLD, encoded by the coding sequence ATGCAGCCGCTCACCGATGCTCAGATCCGGTCGGCCTTCGTCAACGCCTCCAAGCGCGAGATCGCGCAGGCGACGCTGCCGGACCTCGACTCACTGAAGTGGGACAAGCTGGACGCGCTCGGCTGGCGCGACCCGAAGCGCCCGGTGCTGGCGTACGTGATCGTCGAACACGAAGGCAGCCCGGTCGGGGCGATCCTGCGGACGGCCGAACCCTCCAAAGCGCGGCGGCGGATGTTGTGTTCGTGGTGCCAGGACATCGTCACCTCCGACGACGCCGTGCTCTACGTGGCCAAACGGGCCGGGGCAGCCGGACGCAAGGGCAACACCATCGGAACGTCGATCTGCACCGAGTTCAGCTGCTCCCGCAATGTGCGACGCACCCCGACCACTTCGGAGGTCGGCAGCGACGACCCGACCGATCGCGAAGCATGGACCGCGCGGCGCATCGCGACACTGCGCGAACGGTCGACACATTTCATCGCCGAGGTGCTCGACCAGTCGTCCTTGGATTGA
- a CDS encoding RbsD/FucU domain-containing protein, translating to MADCGLPLPDGVPVVDLALVRGVPSFEQVVNALCDELVVESAVMAAEPDDTQPHVVVRSRIDAPELVSHEEFKQLSAAAKLIVRTGATTPYANVALRYKRREPTGYPRTY from the coding sequence GTGGCCGACTGCGGTTTGCCGCTGCCGGACGGCGTCCCCGTCGTCGACCTCGCCTTGGTGCGCGGCGTGCCGAGCTTCGAGCAAGTAGTGAACGCGCTGTGTGACGAGCTGGTGGTCGAGAGTGCAGTCATGGCCGCCGAACCCGACGATACGCAGCCGCATGTCGTCGTCAGATCACGTATTGATGCACCGGAGTTGGTGTCGCACGAGGAGTTCAAGCAGCTGAGCGCGGCGGCGAAACTCATCGTCCGCACCGGCGCGACCACGCCCTACGCGAACGTCGCCCTGCGCTACAAACGCCGCGAACCTACTGGTTATCCGCGAACCTACTGA
- a CDS encoding substrate-binding domain-containing protein, with the protein MVAFDGTDDGLAAIKKGTLAATIAQQPKELGKRAVENAAKILKGEKVPATTPVPVKTVTSDNVAEFAG; encoded by the coding sequence GTGGTCGCCTTCGACGGCACCGACGACGGCCTGGCCGCCATCAAGAAGGGGACGCTGGCCGCCACCATCGCCCAGCAGCCCAAGGAGCTGGGTAAGCGCGCCGTCGAGAACGCCGCGAAGATCCTCAAGGGCGAGAAGGTGCCGGCCACCACTCCGGTGCCGGTCAAGACGGTCACCTCGGACAACGTGGCTGAATTCGCCGGCTGA
- a CDS encoding alpha/beta hydrolase, translating into MTDTAEVMDAVRQGRAKVDRKTRAIALILHGGRATESQPNRFKDISYLRMLPFAPAIKRASHGHIAPVLVHNTDGGWVADSGSGVVQARELVRLLHDDHGLPIVLLGHSSGGWAALRAGGSDPVAGSVALAPWVADDERVDRLLEKKIRVIHGDRDTVCSPVKAQHFVERLQAAGGNAQFTSVAGGNHALIDKPWRWHALAAQAVVDIARP; encoded by the coding sequence GTGACTGACACAGCTGAGGTGATGGACGCCGTCCGCCAAGGGCGCGCGAAGGTCGACCGCAAGACCCGTGCGATCGCGTTGATCCTGCACGGCGGGCGCGCCACGGAGTCGCAGCCGAATCGCTTCAAGGACATCTCCTACCTGCGGATGCTGCCCTTCGCGCCCGCGATCAAGCGGGCCTCGCATGGTCACATCGCACCGGTGCTGGTGCACAACACCGACGGCGGCTGGGTGGCCGATTCGGGCAGCGGCGTCGTCCAGGCGCGTGAACTGGTGCGGCTGTTGCACGACGACCACGGCCTGCCGATCGTGCTGCTCGGTCACTCCAGCGGTGGCTGGGCCGCGCTGCGCGCAGGGGGCAGCGATCCGGTCGCTGGGAGTGTGGCTCTGGCGCCGTGGGTGGCCGATGACGAACGAGTGGATCGCTTGCTGGAGAAGAAGATTCGCGTGATCCATGGTGACCGCGACACCGTGTGCAGTCCGGTCAAGGCGCAGCATTTCGTCGAGCGCCTCCAAGCCGCCGGCGGTAATGCGCAGTTCACGTCCGTGGCGGGCGGCAATCACGCGCTCATCGACAAGCCGTGGCGCTGGCACGCTCTGGCCGCGCAAGCCGTCGTCGACATCGCGCGGCCATGA
- a CDS encoding rhodanese-like domain-containing protein: MVVASIGIDQFLEQARAHLYRVSPQRLSQVQASGGYVIDTRTAVTRDVEGHIPGAIVIDRLVLEWRLDPTSGHSIADGPSGDDVVVIVCNEGYSSSLAARDLQRLGFARATDLIGGFRAYAAAGLPVVAEPTRLVQ, translated from the coding sequence GTGGTAGTCGCGTCGATCGGCATCGACCAGTTTCTCGAGCAGGCCCGCGCCCATCTGTATCGCGTTTCACCACAACGTCTTTCGCAGGTTCAGGCCAGCGGTGGCTATGTCATCGACACCCGCACCGCGGTGACGCGCGATGTCGAGGGGCACATCCCCGGAGCCATCGTGATCGACCGGTTGGTACTGGAGTGGCGCCTCGATCCGACGAGCGGCCACTCGATCGCCGATGGTCCGTCGGGGGACGACGTGGTCGTGATCGTCTGCAACGAGGGCTACTCCTCGTCATTGGCCGCCCGCGATCTGCAGCGCCTCGGGTTCGCCCGGGCGACCGACCTGATCGGCGGCTTCCGTGCGTACGCCGCCGCCGGTCTGCCGGTCGTGGCCGAGCCCACGAGGTTGGTGCAGTGA
- the selA gene encoding L-seryl-tRNA(Sec) selenium transferase, with the protein MGDVRRSIPRTDAVLEQLADHVARFGRDRVKAAVVAAQQQARDGAIAASDVARVAAELLVELTSFTPVINATGVVVHTNLGRAPLSRNAFEALGSVAGYVDIEFDLETGLRSKKRGSRVLDALIGATPGAEAALVVNNGAAAMSLVMTCLAAGQEVIVSRGELIEIGDGFRLPDLIESTGPRLREVGMTNRTHLRDYADAVGPDTGCILKVHPSNYRVEGFVAEVPVSELRELGAPVVVDIGSGLLQPDSMLPDEPSASAALDAGADLVTASGDKLLGGPQAGIILGRAELVERVRRHPLARAMRVDKLTLAALEATLTGPDAPVTVYRRLTADELLPRTKAMADSLGSGSVDIVEVEGRIGGGGAPGVSLPGWALALPESVAAQLRSGRPAVVARIADGRCLVDLRCVPPETDAELTRLIREALDADR; encoded by the coding sequence ATGGGGGACGTCCGCCGGTCGATCCCGCGTACGGACGCCGTGCTCGAGCAGCTTGCCGATCACGTCGCCCGCTTCGGGCGTGACCGGGTGAAGGCCGCTGTCGTCGCTGCTCAGCAGCAAGCCCGGGACGGTGCGATCGCTGCCTCGGACGTCGCTCGCGTTGCCGCCGAATTGCTCGTGGAGCTGACCTCCTTCACCCCGGTGATCAACGCGACCGGTGTCGTCGTGCACACAAACCTTGGACGAGCGCCCCTGTCGCGCAACGCTTTCGAGGCCCTCGGGTCAGTCGCGGGCTATGTCGACATCGAGTTCGACCTGGAGACCGGTCTGCGGTCGAAGAAGCGGGGGAGCCGCGTCCTCGACGCACTCATTGGCGCGACGCCGGGTGCCGAGGCGGCTCTCGTGGTCAACAACGGCGCTGCGGCGATGTCGTTGGTGATGACCTGCCTGGCTGCCGGCCAAGAGGTGATCGTCTCCCGTGGCGAACTCATCGAGATCGGCGACGGCTTCCGCCTGCCCGATCTCATCGAGTCGACCGGTCCGCGGCTGCGCGAGGTCGGAATGACCAATCGCACCCACCTGCGTGACTACGCGGACGCCGTCGGCCCCGACACCGGCTGCATCCTCAAGGTGCACCCCAGCAACTACCGGGTCGAGGGGTTCGTCGCCGAGGTGCCCGTCAGTGAACTGCGCGAATTGGGTGCGCCCGTCGTCGTCGACATCGGTTCTGGTCTGCTGCAACCCGATTCGATGCTGCCCGACGAGCCGAGCGCATCGGCGGCGCTGGATGCGGGGGCAGACCTGGTCACCGCCAGTGGCGACAAGCTGCTCGGCGGTCCGCAGGCGGGCATCATCCTCGGCCGCGCCGAGCTGGTGGAGCGCGTGCGACGTCACCCCCTCGCTCGTGCGATGCGTGTCGACAAGCTCACCCTCGCCGCGTTGGAAGCGACCCTCACGGGTCCGGACGCGCCCGTCACCGTCTACCGGCGGCTCACCGCCGACGAATTGCTGCCACGCACGAAGGCTATGGCTGACTCTCTCGGGAGCGGCAGCGTTGACATCGTCGAGGTCGAGGGACGCATCGGCGGCGGTGGGGCGCCGGGAGTCTCGTTGCCAGGATGGGCGCTGGCATTGCCGGAATCCGTTGCAGCACAGTTGCGTTCGGGTAGGCCAGCAGTGGTCGCACGCATCGCCGACGGACGCTGCCTGGTCGATCTGCGCTGCGTCCCACCGGAGACGGACGCCGAACTCACCAGGCTCATCCGCGAAGCGCTCGACGCCGACCGATGA